From a region of the Daphnia magna isolate NIES linkage group LG1, ASM2063170v1.1, whole genome shotgun sequence genome:
- the LOC116917074 gene encoding uncharacterized protein LOC116917074 isoform X1 codes for MFFEDKGEFYIVDLHTPEGLQVCVVPDIWCYYVDDKFCCVWPHFHQTKEIKSRTQPKREWASFYADKRNKTFGSYNEAKAKEITATQKTDLASEPEDLGRGKRVRGMRRPFSPAIDYHLDSSSCSEEEGASQLMKNGLPPAPFLLPVAQSTALSDEGTPGYYSSLPNEENAVSPTQEICSQLISSPITSPQSSNEVEDRSMQIHGQVQRMNSGASGSTCTENVVAGSSGTPACGSSGTMGTFNRYVVSQQDFHILRALKQVNATMKEMDRKILSIDKKVEKTATEETTFADIENFPVSFPLANVEKFIKLEDILNEDPSKAAIVYQLVKSCGGMSESDAICRAWIKITSIECRSDCNWKGVKRGTHQKHGLELSSIKDAVLRNQNERYVRRSQGCGV; via the exons ATGTTCTTCGAAGat AAAGGGGAGTTCTACATTGTAGACTTACACACACCTGAAGGATTACAAGTATGTGTGGTGCCAGATATTTGGTGTTACTACGTAGACGACAAATTCTGCTGTGTTTGGCCACATTTTCATCAGACAAAGGAAATCAAGAGTAGGACTCAACCCAAGAGAGAGTGGGCCTCATTCTATGCGGATAAGAGAAATAAGACTTTTG GAAGCTACAACGAAGCTAAAGCCAAAGAAATTACTGCCACTCAAAAGACAGATTTAGCTTCTGAGCCCGAAGATCTTGGAAGGGGTAAGAGGGTTCGCGGGATGAGGAGACCATTTTCTCCTGCAATTGACTACCATCTTGACTCATCGTCGTGTAGCGAAGAAGAAGGTGCTTCACAACTGATGAAAAATGGATTGCCTCCTGCCCCATTCTTATTGCCGGTCGCCCAGTCAACGGCCCTTTCAGATGAAGGTACACCAGGATATTATAGTTCGCTACCAAACGAAGAGAATGCAGTATCACCAACTCAAGAGATCTGCAGTCAGTTAATCA GTTCACCAATCACTTCTCCACAGTCTAGCAATGAAGTTGAAGATCGTTCTATGCAAATCCATGGACAAGTTCAACGCATGAATTCAGGCGCTTCTGGCTCAACTTGTACAGAGAATGTCGTTGCTGGGTCCTCCGGCACTCCAGCATGTGGTTCATCTGGGACAATG GGAACGTTTAACCGTTATGTAGTATCACAACAAGATTTTCACATTCTTCGTGCCCTGAAGCAAGTCAATGCTACAATGAAGGAGATGGATCGAAAAATTTTATCCATAGATAAGAAGGTGGAGAAGACGGCAACTGAAGAAACTACTTTTGCTGACATCGAAAATTTCCCAGTATCTTTTCCGCTAGCAAACGTTGAAAAATTCATTAAGCTTGAAGACATACTAAATGAAGATCCATCTAAAGCTGCCATTGTG TATCAGTTAGTAAAGTCGTGTGGTGGGATGTCGGAATCGGATGCGATTTGTCGGGCGTGGATCAAAATTACTTCCATTGAGTGTCGCTCTGACTGCAATTGGAAGGGTGTCAAAAGAGGCACTCACCAGAAACATGGGCTCGAACTTTCATCGATTAAGGATGCTGTATTAA GGAATCAGAATGAACGCTACGTACGCAGATCTCAAGGATGCGGTGTTTGA
- the LOC116917074 gene encoding uncharacterized protein LOC116917074 isoform X2 codes for MFFEDKGEFYIVDLHTPEGLQVCVVPDIWCYYVDDKFCCVWPHFHQTKEIKSRTQPKREWASFYADKRNKTFGSYNEAKAKEITATQKTDLASEPEDLGRGKRVRGMRRPFSPAIDYHLDSSSCSEEEGASQLMKNGLPPAPFLLPVAQSTALSDEGTPGYYSSLPNEENAVSPTQEICSQLISSPITSPQSSNEVEDRSMQIHGQVQRMNSGASGSTCTENVVAGSSGTPACGSSGTMGTFNRYVVSQQDFHILRALKQVNATMKEMDRKILSIDKKVEKTATEETTFADIENFPVSFPLANVEKFIKLEDILNEDPSKAAIVYQLVKSCGGMSESDAICRAWIKITSIECRSDCNWKGVKRGTHQKHGLELSSIKDAVLK; via the exons ATGTTCTTCGAAGat AAAGGGGAGTTCTACATTGTAGACTTACACACACCTGAAGGATTACAAGTATGTGTGGTGCCAGATATTTGGTGTTACTACGTAGACGACAAATTCTGCTGTGTTTGGCCACATTTTCATCAGACAAAGGAAATCAAGAGTAGGACTCAACCCAAGAGAGAGTGGGCCTCATTCTATGCGGATAAGAGAAATAAGACTTTTG GAAGCTACAACGAAGCTAAAGCCAAAGAAATTACTGCCACTCAAAAGACAGATTTAGCTTCTGAGCCCGAAGATCTTGGAAGGGGTAAGAGGGTTCGCGGGATGAGGAGACCATTTTCTCCTGCAATTGACTACCATCTTGACTCATCGTCGTGTAGCGAAGAAGAAGGTGCTTCACAACTGATGAAAAATGGATTGCCTCCTGCCCCATTCTTATTGCCGGTCGCCCAGTCAACGGCCCTTTCAGATGAAGGTACACCAGGATATTATAGTTCGCTACCAAACGAAGAGAATGCAGTATCACCAACTCAAGAGATCTGCAGTCAGTTAATCA GTTCACCAATCACTTCTCCACAGTCTAGCAATGAAGTTGAAGATCGTTCTATGCAAATCCATGGACAAGTTCAACGCATGAATTCAGGCGCTTCTGGCTCAACTTGTACAGAGAATGTCGTTGCTGGGTCCTCCGGCACTCCAGCATGTGGTTCATCTGGGACAATG GGAACGTTTAACCGTTATGTAGTATCACAACAAGATTTTCACATTCTTCGTGCCCTGAAGCAAGTCAATGCTACAATGAAGGAGATGGATCGAAAAATTTTATCCATAGATAAGAAGGTGGAGAAGACGGCAACTGAAGAAACTACTTTTGCTGACATCGAAAATTTCCCAGTATCTTTTCCGCTAGCAAACGTTGAAAAATTCATTAAGCTTGAAGACATACTAAATGAAGATCCATCTAAAGCTGCCATTGTG TATCAGTTAGTAAAGTCGTGTGGTGGGATGTCGGAATCGGATGCGATTTGTCGGGCGTGGATCAAAATTACTTCCATTGAGTGTCGCTCTGACTGCAATTGGAAGGGTGTCAAAAGAGGCACTCACCAGAAACATGGGCTCGAACTTTCATCGATTAAGGATGCTGTATTAA AATGA
- the LOC123473656 gene encoding uncharacterized protein LOC123473656, producing the protein MASPFSSSFAENINGLQFDRQDLFGKGGYGSVLRGTFIGQRVSIKRIDMTKVTDQSIHYEFETLRQLDHPNVVKLLNCINDNNFRYYIMESCVASLDQLFLKEEDPRKYSGPLPHHIDSLLQLASGLEHIHSRNLVHGDIKPENVLISAGPAGQDEITLKWADFGLTRYANERGAEITTQVGGSNAWLAPELLLLKLGGNVHGNKYQETVKSDIFAEGLIFGSLFLNGEHLYGSMENEISDNITNGNSINMQKMNRILRDCYENDVLKKMLENDPNKRMTSAEVVSQLKSIKDKLDGKEKELLQLCSRDSRLDLSIKIKNLIPFGINVNVKDKDGSNALHLLCRYYSRYELIAAMRLLIQSGIDVNARDYNGLNALHYVCRYNATPNLIDAIQNLTKLGIDPKAKSNDGSNALHFLSRFNASSNLNNALHTLIESGIDVLENDNYGWNTFYYLHLQNQKEMKIWVDYRAPLGNGGFGLMFNGKYGGREIAVKRVPLHLVNEREEESMRQLDHPNVVKLLHIDSKDDFRMYALELCDASLDHLFLEPNDPKKYHGPMPRYIEVFLHLALGLEHIHSKPLIHGDLKPRNVLISKTSSSEVTIKWADFGLSKHVDEHGCHSWSGEKGTQIWYSPEVLKISLTPKEAKEVKGTVESDVFALGLVFGYLFLKGQHVYGFTENEIRDNVIEKKPINMKEIDGELLEIYEDNLLKTMLEDEPSKRMSSTEVVQQLKSVNEKLAGKEEQLRQLCAGTKPQSDLIREIQNLIRFGIDVNATDQFGCNVLHILCQHNSSPQLIDAIKVLIELGIDKDAKNKDGWNALHLLCSYHSSIHLIDAIKVLIELGIDKDAKNKDGWNALHLLCSYHSSIHLIDAIKVLIELGIDKDAKTNKGWNALHLLCSNNSSPHLTDAIKVLIELGIDKDAKTDKGCNVLPLF; encoded by the exons ATGGCCTCGCCTTTTTCCTCAAGTTTTGCTGAAAATATCAACGGCCTTCAGTTCGATCGCCAAGATCTTTTCGGGAAAGGTGGCTATGGCTCAGTGCTACGTGGCACATTTATTGGTCAAAGGGTATCAATAAAAAGAATCGACATGACCAAAGTCACAGATCAATCAATTCACTACGAGTTTGAAACTCTGCGGCAGTTAGACCATCCAAATGTCGTAAAACTTCTTAATTGTATAAATGACAACAACTTTAG GTACTATATAATGGAATCGTGTGTCGCATCGTTGGATCAGCTGTTTTTGAAGGAGGAAGACCCTCGAAAATATAGTGGGCCTTTGCCTCATCATATTGATAGTTTGCTTCAGTTAGCTTCAGGTCTCGAACATATCCATTCAAGGAATTTAGTTCATGGAGACATAAAACCAGAAAATGTTCTGATTTCGGCGGGACCTGCTGGCCAAGATGAGATAACTCTCAAATGGGCAGACTTTGGACTAACTAGATACGCCAATGAACGAGGAGCAGAGATAACAACTCAAGTGGGAGGAAGCAATGCGTGGTTAGCCCCCGAGTTGCTGTTGCTGAAATTGGGTGGCAACGTGCACGGAAACAAGTATCAAGAGACCGTCAAAAGCGACATCTTTGCAGAAGGACTCATTTTCGGTAGTCTGTTCTTGAATGGGGAACATCTTTACGGTTCCATGGAAAACGAAATTTCCGACAATATAACGAACGGAAATTCCATCAACATGCAAA AAATGAATCGCATATTAAGGGACTGCTACGAGAATgacgtattgaaaaaaatgttggaaaacgACCCCAATAAAAGAATGACATCGGCAGAAGTTGTTAGTCAACTAAAATCCATCAAAGATAAG CttgatggaaaagaaaaagagttgcTTCAATTATGTTCTCGTGACTCTCGATTGGATCTGTcgataaaaatcaaaaacttgaTTCCCTTCGGAATCAACGTGAATGTAAAGGACAAGGATGGAAGTAACGCGCTCCATCTTCTGTGTCGCTACTATTCACGTTATGAATTGATCGCAGcaatgagactcttaatccaAAGCGGAATCGACGTGAATGCAAGAGATTACAATGGGTTGAATGCCCTTCATTATGTGTGTCGATACAATGCAACTCCAAACTTAATCGACGCCATTCAGAATTTAACTAAACTGGGAATCGACCCAAAAGCGAAATCCAACGATGGATCAAATGCGCTCCATTTTTTGAGTCGATTCAATGCGAGCTCAAACTTAAACAATGCACTTCATACCTTGATCGAATCTGGAATCGACGTTCTGGAAAATGACAACTACGGATGGAATACGTTTTACTATTTGCATCTACAAAATcagaaggaaatgaaaatttgggTCGACTACAGAGCTCCATTAGGGAACGGTGGCTTTGGTCTGATGTTTAATGGCAAGTACGGAGGCCGTGAAATCGCAGTAAAAAGAGTTCCACTACATCTCGTCAacgaaagagaagaagaatctATGCGACAGTTGGATCATCCAAACGTTGTCAAACTCCTTCACATTGACAGTAAAGACGACTTTAG AATGTATGCATTGGAATTATGCGACGCCTCTTTAGACCATCTCTTCCTAGAGCCAAATGACCCTAAAAAATACCACGGACCGATGCCACGTTATATTGaagtttttcttcatttagcTTTAGGGCTCGAACATATCCATTCGAAGCCATTAATCCACGGAGATTTAAAACCGCGAAACGTGCTTATTTCGAAGACATCTAGCAGTGAGGTAACAATCAAATGGGCTGATTTTGGATTGTCCAAACACGTAGATGAACATGGATGTCACTCGTGGTCTGGAGAAAAAGGAACACAAATTTGGTACTCCCCCGAGGTGCTGAAGATAAGTTTAACACCAAAAGAGGCAAAAGAGGTTAAAGGAACAGTTGAGAGCGATGTATTCGCCCTAGGCCTTGTGTTCGGTTATCTTTTCTTGAAGGGACAACATGTCTACGGTTTCACTGAAAACGAAATTCGAGACAACGTAATTGAAAAGAAACCGATCAACATGAAAG AAATTGACGGTGAATTACTCGAAATTTATGAGGATAACCTACTTAAAACAATGTTGGAAGACGAACCTAGCAAAAGGATGTCATCGACAGAAGTAGTTCAACAACTGAAATCCGTCAACGAAAAG CTTGCAGGAAAAGAGGAACAATTGCGCCAGCTATGCGCTGGTACTAAACCTCAATCGGATTTAATAAGAGAAATCCAAAACTTGATTCGCTTCGGAATCGACGTGAATGCAACGGACCAATTTGGATGCAATGTGCTCCATATTTTGTGTCAGCACAATTCTAGCCCACAGTTAATCGatgcaattaaagtcttgatcgaactcggcatcgacaaggacgcaaagaacaaagatggatggaatgcgcttcatcttttATGTTCTTACCATTCAAGCATACATTTGATCGatgcaattaaagtcttgatcgaactcggcatcgacaaggacgcaaagaacaaagatggatggaatgcgcttcatcttttATGTTCTTACCATTCAAGCATACATTTGATCGATGCAATcaaagtcttgatcgaactcggcatcgacaaggacgcaaagacgAACAAGGGCTGGAATGCTCTTCATCTTCTGTGTTCTAACAATTCGAGCCCGCACTTAACCGATGCAATCAAAGTCTtaatcgaactcggcatcgacaaggacgcaaagacggACAAGGGCTGTAATGTGCTTCctcttttttaa
- the LOC123475903 gene encoding uncharacterized protein LOC123475903, producing METQLDIINLLIKRHMNDVVAVIFSLLDVESLRHCELVSKTWYVFVRDENLWKRRYEKERKKNPALPRSPLSTWQRTIKEILSVYIYFLTMDAKRIASAIDGNSPSIMLLKRGNCSCRMISSLVRIKMELSVQWNLISKQLVQHIQDKTYAGSEGNEDRIILFHAAHNLLISCDRPYLPTVDCFSDRYVQVPLHFDTRITIRRFLSPTEMAVERIEDHSIAQVMRLESDAKYFAIFMRNPTILKIQIRSTADFQVIRELRVAYHAHARYAYNCGWLVTVDREKSIKFWDAETLTCKCIIPRHCFRNQVLEMVLNSTHLILIDIYRNVYVLTLPYFLKSHVEFYCLFRTSQEEHYWNFCFDELQIVTLWIGGSNHLRKLVVRDFMGHGLCDRVSLRCSSPHC from the exons ATGGAGACCCAGTTGGATATAATCAATCTGCTCATTAAACGTCACATGAACGACGTTGTAGCAgtcattttctctcttcttgaTGTTGAAAGTTTACGCCATTGCGAATTGGTCTCAAAGACGTGGTATGTCTTTGTCAGGGATGAAAATTTATGGAAACGTCgctatgaaaaagaaagaaagaaaaatcccgCACTTCCACGAAGCCCTTTATCAACGTGGCAAAGAACAATTAAGGAGATTCTTTCTGTATA CATCTATTTCCTTACGATGGACGCTAAACGTATCGCCTCGGCCATCGATGGAAATTCGCCTTCCATTATGCTGTTGAAAAG AGGCAACTGCAGCTGCAGGATGATTTCATCTTTAGTTCGCATCAAGATGGAACTATCTGTCCAGTGGAATCTGATTAGCAAACAATTAGTTCAACACATTCAAGACAAAACGTATGCGGGGAGTGAAGGGAATGAAGATCGCATAATACTATTTCACGCAGCACATAATCTGTTGATCTCCTGTGACAGGCCCTACCTTCCGACTGTTGACTGTTTCTCAGATCGCTACGTCCAAGTTCCTTTACATTTCGACACGCGAATAACGATACGCCGATTTCTCAGTCCTACCGAAATGGCTGTCGAAAGGATAGAAGATCATTCCATTGCTCAAGTGATGCGCCTTGAATCTGATGCCAAATACTTTGCCATTTTTATGAGGAATccaacaatattgaaaattcaaatacGTTCTACAGCGGATTTCCAAGTCATTCGTGAGCTACGTGTAGCATATCACGCTCATGCCCGTTATGCTTACAACTGTGGATGGCTGGTGACGGTCGACCGTGAAAAATCTATCAAGTTTTGGGATGCTGAGACGTTGACCTGCAAATGTATTATCCCACGTCACTGTTTCAGAAATCAGGTGCTAGAAATGGTGCTTAATTCAACTCATTTAATCCTCATTGACATTTACCGCAATGTTTACGTCTTGACTCTTCCatactttttaaaaagccaTGTCGAATTTTATTGCCTATTTAGAACGAGTCAAGAAGAACATTACTGGAATTTTTGTTTCGATGAACTTCAAATTGTTACCCTTTGGATAGGCGGTTCAAATCATCTGCGTAAACTAGTTGTTAGAGATTTCATGGGACACGGGTTGTGTGACCGGGTCTCACTACGCTGTTCATCTCCGCACTGCTGA
- the LOC116931546 gene encoding LOW QUALITY PROTEIN: uncharacterized protein LOC116931546 (The sequence of the model RefSeq protein was modified relative to this genomic sequence to represent the inferred CDS: deleted 2 bases in 1 codon) — translation MNPRTLHYHISGSCLTNIARHVLMVKIFSSPEFDPMKNEDLEYIWEVWYGVYWSSPEISLRFKTDVKDLMNDNLPANVEIHPGKCLQSLKCVWKEWLLLVDSKKSDNNVEAILHARSAANRAGWCKGMSKGITEEEQDFELVRRVADHMGVEHFPEPIKTAVIFEAHNFFFELDNGIPGGCRGKFINPTLLETKTKRWIVHHTVSPFNSYLPLPLNNTLDPFKAAEGCAVTHYCQNVLQKQLILYRQKMEKIKWVLHMGDPIELCFTLTEIFDAIDCSRLSDEVGLANVLCAAGKRLSEEAESVILVETSSWSKLAPTLVCYVEEALCAPLAMLPTVYGLRLADPLPIGSSFRPESSTNITVCLTWKRTQSYKNLRPNFLASLNPWLKRLANRCFSPAQQQQTLEDICGTECYTPMTFFYIAGSAAQRMNRGFDGFRQVQELSTELDPCSLLAWRTFSQWVWLGMFPLIADAHLDPEAADRIRQHLAQVATVLLFSARVSFDRIEMKSFYEAKTKSMGQPKLRLILLPHVVYGDLPMDKPLDISQYALVAHCIDNILLHFNKNYTSGWVTVSFPLIANHGLSETHSGVIVDIQTGLPLIPLGPVRSLQTEPFTQSYPFADPGATLPDELADPPPLDSIPSMSIVDCLETESQYIVTVHCCYKDEREEDGPLQFVPGLSWFMDHQPPCESVHHITLIMDQSFDSQTLTFTVPFPFIAETVVAMPYKPGEIRLFLEKAIYEPWPAQFSSRPERVCGDFLLRDLKIHLEQQFDSVRTSSLDALHQIRLMISRLFDLVLTDNHTFLMIAELNAPSSEDDSSEPDWYLRIHLPIVSNKTGSPMLMLSAFDSSLAPKLVHRGEMSIQDINADFQRIYTEDANKETRSIPCFVTSSREESRLLRYILRLNSTKIGKTLKNMRPSSFWPFDENSPWLATFLSPCYSDQPRPVSEIWSELLLKNEGKRGKKDKQLEDITVHQYICASCQQLTKKAKRCGRCKAVHYCDAACQRKNWTKHKSICTQVKSDNFVTSTI, via the exons ATGAATCCAAGAACATTGCACTACCACATCAGTGGGTCTTGCCTAACAAATATTGCAAGACATGTTTTGATGGTGAAAATATTTTCCTCACCTGAATTCGACCCCATGAAGAATGAAGATCTGGAATATATATGGGAAGTGTGGTATGGTGTGTATTGGAGCAGCCCAGAGATTAGTTTGAGATTCAAGACTGATGTTAAGGATCTCATGAATGACAATCTACCTGCAAATGTTGAGATCCACCCTGGTAAATGCCTCCAATCACTCAAGTGTGTATGGAAGGAGTGGTTGCTGTTGGTCGATTCCAAGAAGTCAGACAACAACGTTGAAGCTATACTTCATGCCAG GTCAGCTGCAAATAGGGCTGGTTGGTGCAAAGGCATGTCTAAAGGCATAACAGAAGAGGAACAAGATTTTGAGCTAGTTCGTCGTGTAGCTGATCATATGGGAGTAGAGCATTTTCCCGAGCCTATAAAAACGGCCGTAATTTTCGAAgcccataatttttttttcgaactAGATAACGGTATCCCGGGTGGATGTAGAGGAAAATTCATTAACCCGACACTGTTAGAGACGAAAACCAAACGCTGGATTGTGCATCATACCGTTTCTCCCTTCAATAGCTATCTTCCACTACCTCTGAATAATACATTAGATCCGTTCAAGGCCGCTGAGGGTTGTGCGGTAACACACTATTGCCAAAATGTGTTGCAGAAACAGTTGATTCTGTATCGACAGAAAATGGAGAAGATCAAATGGGTTCTACACATGGGAGATCCTATTGAACTCTGTTTCACGTTAACGGAAATATTTGACGCTATTGACTGTTCTAGATTGTCGGATGAAGTTGGGCTAGCCAACGTGCTCTGCGCAGCTGGAAAACGACTTAGCGAAGAAGCCGAATCCGTCATATTAGTGGAAACCAGTTCATGGTCGAAATTGGCTCCAACTCTTGTCTGTTACGTTGAAGAAGCTCTTTGCGCACCCCTCGCAATGTTGCCTACTGTCTACGGCCTTAGATTAGCTGATCCACTGCCTATTGGCTCTTCGTTTCGACCCGAAAGTTCAACCAATATTACGGTCTGTCTTACCTGGAAAAGGACTCAGTCCTACAAGAACTTGCGACCAAATTTCTTGGCATCATTAAACCCTTGGTTAAAACGTTTGGCTAATCGCTGTTTCTCACCcgctcaacaacaacaaacactGGAGGATATATGTGGAACGGAATGCTACACTCCAATGACCTTCTTTTACATAGCTGGATCAGCGGCCCAACGGATGAATAGAGGATTTGATGGCTTCAGGCAAGTTCAAGAACTCTCCACAGAATTGGACCCATGCAGCCTATTGGCCTGGCGAACGTTTTCCCAATGGGTGTGGCTTGGCATGTTCCCTCTCATAGCAGATGCTCATCTAGACCCAGAAGCAGCCGATCGTATCCGCCAACATCTTGCTCAGGTTGCGACTGTTTTGCTTTTCTCGGCCAGGGTGTCTTTCGATCG CATAGAGATGAAATCATTTTATGAGGCCAAAACCAAATCGATGGGACAACCTAAACTGCGTCTGATTTTGTTACCTCACGTCGTTTATGGAGATTTGCCCATGGACAAACCACTGGACATTTCCCAATATGCCTTAGTAGCCCATTGCATTGACAATATCCTTCTGCACTTCAACAAGAATTATACTTCTGGGTGGGTTACAGTCTCATTTCCCCTCATAGCCAATCACGGATTGAGTGAAACTCATAGTGGGGTCATCGTCGATATTCAAACGGGACTGCCACTCATCCCCCTTGGTCCTGTCCGTTCCCTTCAAACGGAACCGTTCACTCAGTCCTATCCCTTTGCTGATCCTGGAGCCACTTTGCCGGATGAACTCGCCGATCCACCACCCTTGGACTCTATTCCTTCCATGTCAATAGTTGACTGCCTTGAGACGGAATCGCAGTACATCGTTACCGTCCATTGTTGCTATAAAGATGAACGAGAAGAAGACG GGCCATTGCAATTTGTTCCGGGTCTCTCTTGGTTTATGGACCATCAACCGCCTTGTGAGTCAGTTCATCACATCACCCTGATAATGGACCAATCGTTTGATTCGCAAACATTGACGTTCACAGTGCCATTTCCTTTCATTGCTGAAACAGTGGTGGCTATGCCTTACAAACCCGGTGAGATTCGGTTGTTTTTGGAAAAGGCTATCTATGAGCCGTGGCCTGCTCAATTCTCCAGTCGACCGGAAAGAGTTTGCGGCGATTTTTTGCTCAGAGATTTGAAAATTCATCTTGAGCAACAATTTGACAGTGTTCGAACATCATCTTTGGATGCCCTGCATCAAATTCGTCTGATGATATCTCGCCTATTTGATCTTGTTCTAACGGACAATCACACTTTCTTGATGATCGCCGAACTAAATGCGCCATCCAGTGAAGACGATTCGAGTGAACCGGATTGGTATCTTCGAATTCATCTGCCAATCGTGTCCAATAAAACAGGCAGCCCTATGTTGATGCTATCAGCTTTCGACAGCAGCCTAGCCCCTAAACTAGTTCACAGGGGGGAAATGTCGATCCAGGACATAAACGCCGATTTCCAACGAATTTACACGGAGGATGCTAATAAGGAGACAAGGTCAATTCCTTGTTTCGTAACTTCTAGCCGAGAAGAAAGTCGACTACTTCGCTATATTTTGCGACTCAATTCGACAAAAATAGGCAAG ACACTCAAGAATATGAGACCATCCTCATTTTGGCCTTTTGATGAAAATAGTCCTTGGCTGGCCACCTTTCTATCTCCTTGCTATTCGGACCAACCTCGTCCTGTTTCGGAAATTTGGAGCGAATTGTTACTCAAGAATGAAGGAAAACGTgggaaaaaagacaaacaactCGAAGACATTACCGTACATCAATACATTTGCGCTAGCTGCCAGCAATTAACGAAGAAAGCGAAAAGATGTGGTCGTTGCAAAGCTGTTCACTATTGTGATGCGGCCTGCCAGAGAAAAAATTGGACCAAACATAAAAGCATTTGCACTCAAGTTAaaa GCGACAACTTTGTCACCAGCACCATTTAG
- the LOC116931564 gene encoding LOW QUALITY PROTEIN: GTP-binding protein 128up (The sequence of the model RefSeq protein was modified relative to this genomic sequence to represent the inferred CDS: deleted 2 bases in 2 codons) encodes MSGVLERIAAIEAEMARTQRNKATAQHLGLLKARLAKLRREVLTPKSGGGGPGEGFDVAKTGDARIGFVGFPSVGKSTLLTTLAGVYSEVAAYEFTTLTTVPGCIRYKGAKIQLLDLPGIIEGAKDGKGRGRQVIAVARTCSLIFIVLDVLKPLQHKKIIQRELEGFGIRLNKQPPNIGFRRKEKGGVNLQTLVPQSELDLDIVKTILSEYRIHNADVTLRYDATADDLIDIIEGNRAYIPCIYLLNKIDQISIEELDVIYKIPHCVPISAHHKWNFDDLLEKMWQYLKLMRIYTKPKGQLPDYNAPVVLQSDRCTMEEFCNKLHRTILKEFKYALVWGSSVKHQPQKVGKDHVLNDEDVVQIVKKV; translated from the exons ATGAGTGGAGTTTTGGAAAGAATTGCGGCCATCGAGGCTGAG ATGGCCAGGACGCAACGAAACAAAGCAACTGCTCAACATCTTGGGTTGCTGAAAGCTCGTTTGGCTAAGCTTAGG AGAGAAGTGCTCACGCCAAAATCAGGTGGTGGTGGCCCTGGTGAGGGTTTTGATGTTGCCAAAACAGGAGATGCCCGAATCGGGTTTGTTG GTTTTCCATCTGTGGGCAAAAGTACGTTGCTCACCACTTTGGCAGGAGTTTATTCGGAGGTTGCAGCCTATGAATTTACTACATTGACAACTGTCCCCGGTTGCATCCGTTATAAGGGTGCAAAAATTCAG CTACTAGATTTGCCTGGTATTATTGAGGGTGCCAAGGATGGTAAAGGTCGTGGTCGGCAAGTAATTGCCGTAGCTAGAACCTGTAGCCTTATTTTTATCGTGCTGGATGTCCTGAAGCCTCTTCAGCATAAGAAAATTATTCAGCGGGAGCTCGAAGGCTTCGGCATCCGCCTTAATAAGCAACCGCCCAACATCGGCTTCCGCAGAAAGGAAAAGGGCGGTGTCAACCTTCAAACTCTT GTACCTCAAAGCGAACTCGATCTGGACATTGTCAAAACTATTTTGTCTGAGTACCGAATCCATAACGCTGATGTTACTCTGCGCTATGACGCCACGGCCGATGATTTGATCGATATTATCGAGGGAAACCGAGCCTACATCCCTTGCATCTACCTACTAAATAAAATTG ATCAAATCAGCATCGAAGAATTAGACGTCATTTACAAGATTCCTCACTGTGTGCCCATCTCTGCCCATCACAAGTGGAATTTCGACGATCTTCTCGAAAAAATGTGGCAATACCTCAAGCTAATGCGAAT TTACACGAAACCAAAGGGACAATTGCCAGATTACAATGCGCCGGTTGTC TTGCAGTCGGATAGGTGCACAATGGAGGAATTCTGTAACAAACTTCATCGCACCATTCTCAAAGAATTCAAATA TGCCTTGGTATGGGGATCTTCTGTCAAGCATCAGCCACAGAAAGTGGGAAAAGATCACGTCCTTAACGACGAAGATGTCGTGCAAATTGTGAAAAAGGTATAG